A genomic window from Neorickettsia sennetsu str. Miyayama includes:
- a CDS encoding mechanosensitive ion channel family protein produces MGEASFIGYIGLMGNFVETYGGIFIALGVVLVILLCDFLIRSKIQSSSEQHIFFRLLKNVRYPLLIAMIVGGFLLSLKSSTIYEKFWALCMTLEVVLIGCIGWVFIRIIKTVENHCALKEENYSFVIGVLTTVTKSALLLVVGLMILDKLNVNISGILAVGGIGGVVIGLASKDLFSSFFGFITILLDRPFKVGDLIYSSDRNIMGVVDKITWRFTRVITLEKKPMYIPNAIFSTIVIQNESEVLARRIDEVLKFEFRESEMIPQFTKEMNLFLENNELLNQQFKATFNVSKIGSGVVGIRLIAYTKARVWTEFSSTRQEILLAIFETARKMDLKPMYPETEMCLYDSR; encoded by the coding sequence ATGGGAGAAGCATCGTTTATTGGGTATATTGGATTGATGGGCAATTTTGTTGAGACATATGGTGGTATTTTTATTGCCTTAGGGGTGGTGTTGGTAATTTTACTTTGTGATTTTTTGATCCGTTCGAAAATTCAATCAAGCTCGGAACAGCATATTTTTTTCCGCCTTCTTAAAAATGTTAGATATCCTCTACTCATTGCGATGATTGTAGGTGGTTTTTTGCTCTCTCTTAAGAGTAGCACCATTTACGAGAAATTCTGGGCTTTATGCATGACGCTAGAAGTTGTGCTTATTGGATGTATTGGTTGGGTATTTATTCGAATAATCAAAACTGTTGAGAATCATTGTGCACTAAAGGAAGAGAATTATTCTTTTGTGATTGGTGTTCTTACAACAGTCACAAAAAGTGCACTGCTGTTGGTGGTAGGCTTAATGATACTGGACAAACTAAACGTCAATATTAGTGGGATTTTGGCTGTTGGTGGTATAGGTGGTGTTGTTATTGGTTTGGCTTCAAAGGATTTATTTTCAAGTTTTTTTGGATTTATAACAATTCTTTTGGATCGGCCATTTAAAGTCGGAGATCTTATTTATTCGAGCGACAGAAATATCATGGGGGTAGTTGACAAGATCACTTGGCGTTTTACTCGAGTCATTACCCTTGAAAAAAAACCCATGTATATTCCAAATGCGATTTTCTCAACAATCGTTATTCAAAATGAGAGTGAAGTTCTTGCAAGACGTATCGATGAAGTCCTGAAATTTGAATTTCGTGAGAGTGAAATGATTCCGCAATTTACAAAGGAAATGAATTTGTTTCTTGAGAACAATGAACTGCTCAATCAACAATTTAAGGCAACTTTTAATGTGAGTAAGATAGGAAGTGGAGTGGTCGGAATTAGGTTGATTGCATACACAAAAGCGAGGGTTTGGACGGAGTTCTCTTCAACTCGACAGGAAATTCTTCTTGCAATCTTCGAAACCGCAAGAAAAATGGATCTCAAACCCATGTATCCAGAAACAGAGATGTGCCTGTACGACAGCCGTTGA
- the purC gene encoding phosphoribosylaminoimidazolesuccinocarboxamide synthase, with protein sequence MRERRKIYEGKAKILFSFPDNPNLVTQHFKDDVTAYNNRKHSVIPGKGVINNYISAFFMQNLQNVGIKTHFVKVLNMREQLVKKAELIPIEVVIRNIVAGGLAKRLGLEEGMILDAPLIETYYKSDSLGDPMVTDDHILSFNWLKLSEIEEMKVMAWRINDFLSGALSSAGIILVDLKLEFGFYDDQIILIDEISPDTCRFWDTETKEKMDKDRFRRDLGGVSKYYREVARRLGILNGSF encoded by the coding sequence ATGAGGGAAAGGCGAAAAATTTATGAGGGGAAAGCTAAGATACTATTTAGTTTTCCTGACAACCCTAACCTTGTAACGCAGCATTTTAAGGATGATGTTACGGCTTATAATAATCGGAAACATTCTGTTATTCCAGGTAAGGGAGTAATCAATAACTATATATCCGCCTTCTTCATGCAAAACTTGCAAAATGTCGGAATTAAAACACATTTTGTGAAAGTGCTGAACATGAGAGAACAGCTTGTAAAAAAGGCTGAATTAATACCCATTGAAGTCGTCATACGTAACATAGTTGCAGGTGGTCTTGCAAAAAGGCTCGGTTTGGAAGAGGGCATGATTCTTGATGCTCCGCTGATAGAGACGTATTACAAAAGCGATTCTCTTGGAGACCCGATGGTCACCGATGATCATATTCTTTCATTTAATTGGCTCAAACTGTCTGAGATAGAGGAAATGAAAGTCATGGCATGGAGGATAAATGATTTTCTAAGTGGCGCGCTGTCATCTGCCGGTATCATACTTGTAGACTTGAAGCTAGAATTCGGTTTCTATGATGACCAGATTATTCTGATTGATGAAATCAGTCCGGATACTTGTCGTTTTTGGGATACTGAAACAAAAGAAAAAATGGATAAGGACCGCTTCAGAAGGGATTTAGGCGGAGTAAGTAAGTACTACAGGGAAGTCGCTAGACGTTTAGGTATTCTAAATGGTTCATTCTGA
- a CDS encoding peptidylprolyl isomerase: MKEKNANPVVGLEIGAGAEMLGEIEIELAADVVPRTAENFLQLCTGKNGFGYKGSIFHRIIPSFMIQGGDFTQGNGTGGHSIYNNDVFPDENFVIKHTGPGKVSMANRGPNTNGSQFFITTVETPWLDGKHVVFGQVIRGMSVVKKIESYGSSNGRPSRIIKILDCWQVS; the protein is encoded by the coding sequence ATGAAAGAGAAGAATGCAAATCCCGTAGTAGGTCTCGAGATAGGTGCTGGTGCTGAGATGTTGGGTGAGATAGAGATTGAGCTCGCAGCAGATGTGGTACCTAGAACTGCAGAAAACTTTCTTCAACTCTGTACTGGTAAGAATGGGTTCGGCTACAAAGGTTCTATATTTCATAGGATAATACCTTCCTTCATGATACAAGGCGGTGACTTTACTCAGGGTAATGGTACAGGTGGCCACTCGATATACAACAATGATGTTTTTCCCGATGAAAACTTTGTCATAAAACACACTGGTCCCGGAAAGGTCTCAATGGCCAACCGTGGTCCGAATACCAATGGATCACAATTCTTTATTACTACAGTAGAGACCCCCTGGTTGGATGGTAAACACGTTGTTTTTGGACAGGTTATTAGGGGAATGTCAGTTGTGAAAAAAATAGAAAGTTATGGTTCCAGCAACGGGAGACCATCAAGAATTATAAAGATATTGGATTGTTGGCAGGTGTCGTAG
- a CDS encoding riboflavin synthase: MNDEVMFKGIVQTLGLVTKLIVRDKQIFLAVDAKELAQSVELGSSIACNGVCLTVTSITNTELEFYVSQETFSRTNFHALEKGSKVNLETSLRIGDTLDGHFVQGHVDETTMITAIEKTGESHVFTFALTEGISPFITYKGSVCIDGTSLTVNEVFENEFSVNIIPYTWSQTIFHSKKVGDKVNVESDLLARYLKRLFEHSRLVI, encoded by the coding sequence TTGAACGACGAAGTTATGTTTAAGGGAATAGTGCAAACACTAGGTTTAGTAACAAAGTTAATCGTGAGGGATAAACAAATTTTCCTTGCAGTTGATGCAAAAGAATTGGCACAGAGTGTGGAACTCGGTTCTTCCATAGCATGTAATGGTGTTTGTCTCACAGTAACTTCCATCACCAACACGGAATTAGAATTCTATGTCTCGCAAGAAACATTTAGCAGAACCAATTTCCATGCTCTTGAGAAAGGTTCGAAGGTAAACTTGGAAACTTCTCTCAGGATCGGCGATACACTCGACGGACATTTTGTACAGGGCCATGTTGATGAAACTACTATGATTACTGCAATAGAAAAAACTGGTGAATCACACGTTTTCACGTTTGCCCTTACAGAAGGGATTTCACCGTTTATAACGTACAAGGGTAGCGTCTGCATCGACGGTACGTCTCTCACGGTTAATGAAGTATTTGAAAATGAGTTTAGTGTTAACATCATTCCATATACTTGGAGCCAGACTATTTTTCACAGCAAGAAAGTTGGTGATAAGGTCAATGTGGAGAGCGATTTGTTAGCTCGCTACTTAAAGCGATTGTTTGAGCATAGCAGACTTGTGATATAG
- a CDS encoding class II aldolase/adducin family protein gives MPDLPIKKDLLYAYRIIGYLGMDDLTYTHITVRPENADFFYIAKFGVLFNQVTFGDLVKVSLNGEILDGEEVVYNKTAYTIHGSIYNSRSDVNAVYHLHTQASIAVSVMECGLLPLSQFAMPFFENISYYKYDSLALDKATQGADLVNSLGSYKAMLMRSHGLLTCGSNLQEALFYTRFLEQACRTQVAILSTKQKYILPGPDVCRKARQDMLTFEERLGERDWKALSKLFEKGSDPLSLCLQS, from the coding sequence ATGCCTGATCTTCCTATCAAGAAAGACCTTTTGTACGCATACCGAATTATCGGCTATCTTGGTATGGATGATCTCACCTATACTCACATCACTGTCCGCCCAGAGAATGCAGATTTCTTTTACATAGCAAAGTTTGGCGTTCTTTTTAATCAGGTCACTTTCGGTGATTTAGTCAAAGTCAGTTTGAACGGCGAAATTCTCGATGGAGAAGAGGTCGTATACAATAAAACAGCCTACACAATACATGGCTCCATATATAACAGCCGTAGTGACGTGAATGCGGTATACCATTTGCACACACAGGCAAGTATTGCGGTCTCCGTTATGGAGTGTGGACTCTTACCACTTTCCCAGTTTGCGATGCCCTTTTTTGAGAACATCTCCTATTACAAATATGACTCTCTTGCTTTGGATAAAGCGACTCAAGGAGCGGATCTAGTGAATAGCCTAGGTTCTTACAAAGCAATGCTGATGCGTTCACATGGTTTGCTAACATGCGGTAGTAACCTACAAGAGGCTCTTTTCTATACCAGATTTCTAGAGCAAGCTTGTAGAACGCAAGTTGCAATTCTTTCCACAAAACAGAAATACATACTTCCAGGACCGGATGTATGTAGAAAGGCAAGGCAGGATATGCTTACATTTGAGGAGAGATTAGGCGAACGCGATTGGAAAGCTCTCTCGAAGTTATTTGAAAAAGGATCTGACCCATTGAGTCTATGTCTGCAGTCCTAG
- the lgt gene encoding prolipoprotein diacylglyceryl transferase, whose product MTCSIVLPYLDPVAFSFGPITVRWYAFAYIFGIVYGYLFVSKHSNLTRKELDTLFYQATLGIIFGGRLGYVIFYNSTYYIANPLEILMLWRGGMSFHGGLLGLILALFLFSYQHSYKFFYLTDLIAPTASLGIFLGRIGNFVNAELYGRQTTRSWGVIFSNGDGLPRHPVQLYEGFLEGFLLFLATQLLFFKTPILKYPGMLSGIWLSLYGSTRIILENFREPDPQIGYFFHFITMGQILSLPMIGMGVVMILIATKTFNEYVPGK is encoded by the coding sequence GTGACCTGTTCCATAGTTTTACCGTATCTTGACCCGGTTGCCTTTTCTTTCGGTCCTATCACGGTGCGATGGTACGCCTTTGCATATATTTTTGGCATAGTCTACGGTTATCTTTTTGTTTCGAAGCACTCGAATCTCACACGCAAGGAGCTAGATACTCTTTTTTACCAGGCTACATTGGGAATAATCTTTGGCGGCAGGTTAGGCTATGTAATTTTTTATAATTCAACCTACTACATCGCAAACCCACTTGAAATATTGATGCTATGGCGTGGAGGTATGTCATTTCACGGGGGCCTTCTCGGACTGATACTAGCGTTGTTTCTCTTCTCGTATCAGCACTCGTACAAATTTTTCTACCTTACAGATTTAATTGCTCCCACTGCGAGCCTAGGTATTTTTCTTGGAAGGATCGGAAACTTCGTGAATGCTGAACTATATGGTAGACAAACAACGCGTAGTTGGGGTGTCATTTTCTCAAACGGTGATGGTCTCCCTAGACACCCTGTACAGCTCTATGAGGGATTTCTTGAAGGGTTTCTTCTCTTCTTAGCTACGCAACTACTCTTCTTCAAGACACCTATATTGAAATACCCTGGAATGCTATCCGGAATCTGGCTCAGCTTATATGGCTCGACAAGGATAATTCTAGAGAATTTTAGGGAACCAGACCCTCAAATTGGTTATTTTTTTCACTTTATTACTATGGGACAAATTCTGTCCTTGCCCATGATAGGAATGGGCGTTGTGATGATTTTAATCGCAACGAAGACGTTCAATGAGTATGTCCCAGGTAAATGA
- a CDS encoding COX15/CtaA family protein, protein MIITVLKLLKSLIAMSYRTWLAVCILLILSMVSIGGFTRLTESGLSITEWKPVTGVIPPLSKNAWQKEFDKYKNTPEYKVRHFSISYAEFQFIYLVEYFHRLVGRILGLVFFIGLVYFFVVGNLARESRLRLCFALVLGVIQGFVGWYMVKSGLLDVPAVSHYRLALHLFCASLLFMVLVYEFLSPTVIKGSVFKWHLVGCSLMFLLSMQIILGGLVAGLKAGLICSTFPLMNGEFFPAEIFHELSLNCFNDPVAVQFLHRMSAFLLTFICLVCLVISFFYDRAFRARVFLVASMMLLQMFFGVLTLLFHIPIDIALLHQIMAFILLGICVSFLRVRSG, encoded by the coding sequence GTGATCATTACTGTCTTGAAGTTGCTAAAGAGTCTAATTGCGATGTCTTATAGAACATGGCTTGCTGTCTGTATACTTCTGATATTGTCAATGGTGTCAATTGGTGGTTTTACGAGATTAACTGAGTCTGGATTATCAATTACTGAATGGAAGCCAGTAACTGGAGTGATTCCACCACTTAGCAAGAATGCATGGCAAAAGGAGTTTGATAAGTACAAAAATACTCCTGAGTATAAAGTACGTCACTTTTCCATTTCCTACGCTGAGTTTCAGTTCATTTACTTGGTAGAATATTTTCACCGGCTTGTTGGAAGGATACTGGGGTTAGTCTTCTTTATAGGTTTGGTTTATTTTTTCGTTGTAGGTAACCTAGCTAGGGAGTCACGATTAAGACTGTGCTTTGCTTTGGTCCTGGGAGTAATACAAGGATTTGTTGGTTGGTACATGGTTAAAAGCGGTTTATTGGATGTGCCAGCTGTTAGTCACTATAGACTTGCTTTGCATCTTTTTTGCGCATCTTTACTTTTCATGGTGTTGGTTTATGAATTTCTATCACCGACAGTAATCAAGGGATCTGTGTTCAAATGGCACTTAGTTGGATGCTCACTTATGTTCCTCTTGAGTATGCAAATTATACTTGGAGGCCTTGTAGCTGGGCTGAAAGCTGGCCTCATATGCAGTACATTTCCTCTCATGAATGGAGAATTTTTTCCCGCTGAGATATTTCATGAACTAAGTTTAAATTGTTTCAATGATCCAGTTGCTGTGCAGTTTTTGCATAGAATGAGTGCTTTCTTACTGACCTTTATATGTCTTGTATGTCTGGTAATTTCATTCTTTTATGATAGAGCCTTTCGTGCGAGAGTTTTTTTGGTAGCATCGATGATGTTACTGCAAATGTTTTTCGGTGTTCTAACGCTGCTTTTCCATATACCAATTGATATTGCGTTGTTGCATCAAATAATGGCTTTCATTCTGCTTGGTATTTGTGTTTCCTTTTTGAGGGTGCGGTCCGGATAA
- a CDS encoding aspartate aminotransferase family protein has protein sequence MSAVLGFSRKFPVKIVRAKGIYLFDSNGKQYCDFTSGIATVNFGHCNEYINKKISEQIHTLWHCSNLFSSEIQEQTATKLVNSTNFGDKVFFCSSGLEAIEAAVKFIKRYFYECGDTARTEILTLKNGFHGRSAAGISAGGTEEARRGFAPLVKGFTQIEANNVDKLKAKVSHNTAAVVLELIQSEGGIYEITNDYLENLQILREKFGFLLCFDEIQTGFGRIGQLFHYENLGVEPDLLTCAKGMGNGFPVGGCIVSKDIASVLPLGAHGGTYSGNALAMAAVDATLDLLNKEFLHNVTKMSEYLSSSLKEIAALLPDQITDIRGRGLLMGVEIAQNVDTWDLLLKCLKSGLALNRTSKKQVLRILPPLIVEKSNIDFAVEVLYKHLKS, from the coding sequence ATGTCTGCAGTCCTAGGATTTTCAAGGAAATTTCCGGTAAAGATAGTACGAGCCAAAGGTATATATCTTTTCGACTCCAATGGAAAACAGTATTGTGACTTCACAAGTGGTATTGCGACCGTTAACTTTGGGCATTGCAATGAGTACATAAACAAAAAAATCAGTGAACAAATTCATACGTTGTGGCACTGTTCGAATCTTTTTTCGAGTGAAATCCAAGAACAAACTGCCACAAAACTAGTTAATTCAACAAATTTTGGAGACAAAGTTTTCTTTTGCTCGTCTGGTCTAGAAGCAATAGAAGCGGCAGTCAAATTCATAAAACGGTACTTTTATGAATGTGGTGACACAGCCAGAACCGAAATACTAACACTGAAAAATGGTTTTCACGGAAGGAGCGCCGCTGGTATTTCAGCTGGTGGCACGGAGGAAGCACGCCGTGGATTTGCACCTTTAGTAAAGGGATTTACACAGATAGAAGCAAATAACGTAGATAAACTGAAAGCAAAGGTGAGTCATAACACAGCAGCAGTCGTGCTCGAACTTATACAGTCCGAAGGTGGAATCTACGAAATAACAAATGATTACCTAGAAAATTTACAAATACTAAGGGAGAAATTCGGATTTCTCTTATGTTTCGATGAAATACAAACAGGCTTCGGAAGGATTGGACAGCTTTTTCACTATGAAAATCTCGGCGTAGAACCGGATTTACTCACGTGCGCGAAGGGAATGGGTAACGGATTTCCAGTAGGTGGGTGTATAGTGAGCAAAGATATTGCCTCTGTACTTCCACTAGGTGCTCACGGGGGAACCTACTCGGGAAACGCACTTGCCATGGCCGCTGTCGATGCAACTTTGGATCTACTAAACAAAGAATTTCTGCATAACGTAACAAAGATGTCAGAATATCTGTCAAGCTCTTTAAAAGAGATTGCAGCACTCCTTCCGGACCAGATTACAGATATTAGAGGTAGAGGCTTGCTTATGGGAGTAGAGATAGCTCAAAATGTAGATACATGGGATCTGCTGCTGAAATGCCTAAAATCTGGGCTGGCGCTAAATCGCACATCAAAAAAACAGGTTCTAAGGATTCTACCCCCATTGATTGTAGAGAAAAGTAATATAGACTTCGCGGTCGAAGTGCTTTACAAGCACCTGAAAAGTTAG